The following is a genomic window from Deltaproteobacteria bacterium.
GCGAACCACTTCACACCCCTTCTTTTCCATGGCCCGCGTAAGGATGGTGCGGATGCTGGCCTCGTCATCGGCAATAAGAATGCGGGTCATACGGGCAAATACACCGAAAAGACGGTGCCCTTTCCTTTTTCGCTTTTTACTTCAATATCCCCCTCGTGTTCCTCCACAATCCGGTGACACAGCGGAAGCCCCAACCCGGTCCCCCGGGGTTTGGTGGTGAAGAAGGGAACAAAAATATTCGGCAGATTCTCCTCGGAAATCCCTTCTCCCGTGTCTTCGACATCGATGCCGATCAACTGACGCCGCCGGTCCTTTTTTCTGAAACCAAAATCCGTAACCACCCGCGAGCGAACCATCACCCTCCCCTTTTCCCTGACGGCCTGCCGGGCGTTCTTGATGAGGTTCAGGAACACCTGGGTCAGCGCCTCGGCGTCTCCGACGATGCGCGGAATGCTCGGATCGAAATCGGCGGCAAATTCAACGCTTCCCTTGGCCACCGTCGTTTGCAAAACAATCAGGTCATGCAGAATCTGGTTGATGTTCACCTTCTTTTTGTTGAGCTTCTTCGGTTTGGTGAAATTGAGCAGATCTTTCATCAACCGATCGACCCGGGTCGACTCTTTGAGGATGATTTCGGCATACTCTTTCAGCTCCTTTTTTTTCAGCTCGTCGACCAGCAACTGGCTTGCCCCCTTGATGCCGGAGAGGGGATTTTTGATCTCATGCGCCAGCCCCGAGGCGATCATCCCCACATAGTGTATCCGGTCGGCCCTTTTTTGGTGCTCCTCGAAGCGGATCAGGCCGGCGCGGTCGCGCAACAGGACGCTGATCCCCAGAAGCTCGCCGTCGGTGCCGACCAAGGGAAAGGTTTCGACATCCATCGACCGGTGGGAATTTGACGCAAAAAAAATCGGCACATCCCTTAAATAATAACTCCCGCGGATTTCGACGACCCGGTGAATACTGTTGAGCACGGTCGGATTTTTTTTAAAGACCTGAAAAACATTCGCACCGCCGTCACCGCTCAACTCGCGGCCGAAAAGGGCGTTGAAGACGGCGTTGCGGAAGGAAATAGCCCCGTCGGGCCCCGCAATCACCAGCCCGTGGCGGAGGTGGTTCAGATAAAGTTCAAGATTAATTCCTTCGGTCATCGCCAAAAAAATCGGCCACCGTCTTCCGGATCTCCTCCCAGCTATCCGTACGGACCGTCCGATTCCTGAAATCGGCCCCGTCCCTTAGGCCCTTCGAATAAAAACAGAGATGCTTTCGCATCTGCCTGATGCCGGACGGCATGCCGAATGATTGAAAAAAATAGTCGTACTGGCGAAAGATCAGGTCGCGGGTTTCGGCAATCGACGGGGTATATTCCTTTCCCTCCACAAAGCTTTTGAAAATCCACGGCGCGCTTGTCGCCCCGCGGCCGGTCATGACGGCGTCGCATCCCGTATCCTGGAGCATCCGATAGGCATCCTCAAACGTTTCGACATCGCCGTTTCCAATCACCGGAATCGAGATTTGTGATTTGAGTTCTTTGATGAGATCCCAGTTGGCCTCCCCCGAATATCCCTGCGCCCTCGTCCGGGCATGCAACGCCACCGCGTCGAGGCCGCAGTTTTCCGCCAACCGGGCCACTTCGAACGCCTGGTTGCAACGCTGATCCCATCCGGCGCGCATTTTGACCGTAAAAGGGATTTTCAATACGGCACGCATTTTTTCGAAAACTTTTCGGACAAGTGAAAGATCATTGAGCAGTGCCGACCCGCCGCCGTCGTTGACGATTTTTTTGGCGGGGCATCCCATGTTCAAGTCGACCAGATCGATGCCGGTATTCTGGGCAATCCGGGCCGCCCCCTCGAGATCTTCGGCATTGTTGCCGAACAGTTGAAGCGCCACCGGCCTTTCCGATTCGTCATACGCCAGCATCCGACGGGATTTTTGATCTCCCATCACAAGTGCCCGCGCGGAAACCATCTGGTTGATCACCAGTCCCGCTCCATATTCTTTACAGATACGACGAAAGGCGGTGTGCGTAATCCCGCACATCGGCGCCAGAATGAGACGATGCGGAATCTCGAGGGATCCGATTCGAAAAGGGGTCAGAGGATGATTTGATAGCCCGGACATAGCGGTAAGGAGGAACTCTACCGCCTGCCCAAAATTTAGGCAATAGTAAATATGGGGTATGTGGTAGCGCTAGATATTTTCCAGATACTTTCTTAAAAAAGCTTTTCGTTGTGTTTGTACCCGTACGTTGCACTTTCGTACCGGCCTCTCTTGGAGTGGGCGCACGATTCCAGCGCCTCGTCGACAAGGCCCGAGGAGCGAATTACACAATATTGTGTAAAAATAAAGACAATTTTTTATACAATTTTGTTTAATTTTTCTTCCTCAACAGCGGCCTCCAGAGCCCTGCCTGCACGGTATCAAGCGGGACCCGTCTCCCAACGTGGCGGTTAAGGGGCGCTTATATCCTTTTCAAACCCGCCCAGCGGACAAAATGCCTGAAATCGGGATCGCGGGTGATCAGCGAAACATGGTGATCGAGACAACTTTGTGCAACCAGGGTATCCGCCAGCCGTGCCTTCAGGCCGCGGCGAATGATCTCGGACCGAAGAAGGCCGGCCCGCTCCCAGTAACCGTCGGTCATGGTCAGCAAGGGTATTTCTTTGAAAAGACTTCGGACGTTTTGGGGAACTTTGGCGTCGCTTAAGAGTTCGGTCAAAACAACGGGAGGAAAAACGACCAGTTTTTGCTCCAAAGCCGTTTCAACCGCCTCGGTATCAGCGGCTTTGTCTCCGGCAAGATAGGCAATAAATGAACTGGAATCAACGGCGATCATTTTTTTGTCGTCTGTGCCCTGGCTTTGCAATTTGCCCGTGAGTTTCGAGTCTGGTGCTGAAGCGGCGGTTATATGGTTGTCTTACCGGTCTTCACGGAGTCTGCGCAGGTTGATGGAAAATTTCACCTTTCCCCGAAGGCGCCGCAGTTTTTCGTATGCCCGGCCGGCGGCAACCAGTTCCAACCCCTGACGAATCGTGGGGGTAATCCCGCATCCCGTGGCTACCCGGGCTTTGCGCAGGAGATTTTCAGGAACCTCAACGGTTATCTTGCGGGCAACATCCATAGCCGATAAATACCAGTATCAATACCATATGTCAATACGGCATTTTCGGCATCGGACCTACATTGTCTTTTTCCTCAACAGCGGCCGCCAGAGCCCCCCTTCTCCAAAGGCCTTCCAGCCGAAGCGGAGCCAGCGGATGAGGGCCATGGCAATCCACATCGCCCAGGCAAGCATGACGAGATGATAGACATAGAGAGGAACCGAGATAATCCACGGTCGGGGCAAGGCCCCGTTTGTCCGATCCTGATACCAGTTGAGTTCAAAGCTCGTCGAGCCGTT
Proteins encoded in this region:
- a CDS encoding PAS domain-containing sensor histidine kinase; this translates as MTEGINLELYLNHLRHGLVIAGPDGAISFRNAVFNALFGRELSGDGGANVFQVFKKNPTVLNSIHRVVEIRGSYYLRDVPIFFASNSHRSMDVETFPLVGTDGELLGISVLLRDRAGLIRFEEHQKRADRIHYVGMIASGLAHEIKNPLSGIKGASQLLVDELKKKELKEYAEIILKESTRVDRLMKDLLNFTKPKKLNKKKVNINQILHDLIVLQTTVAKGSVEFAADFDPSIPRIVGDAEALTQVFLNLIKNARQAVREKGRVMVRSRVVTDFGFRKKDRRRQLIGIDVEDTGEGISEENLPNIFVPFFTTKPRGTGLGLPLCHRIVEEHEGDIEVKSEKGKGTVFSVYLPV
- the dusB gene encoding tRNA dihydrouridine synthase DusB — encoded protein: MSGLSNHPLTPFRIGSLEIPHRLILAPMCGITHTAFRRICKEYGAGLVINQMVSARALVMGDQKSRRMLAYDESERPVALQLFGNNAEDLEGAARIAQNTGIDLVDLNMGCPAKKIVNDGGGSALLNDLSLVRKVFEKMRAVLKIPFTVKMRAGWDQRCNQAFEVARLAENCGLDAVALHARTRAQGYSGEANWDLIKELKSQISIPVIGNGDVETFEDAYRMLQDTGCDAVMTGRGATSAPWIFKSFVEGKEYTPSIAETRDLIFRQYDYFFQSFGMPSGIRQMRKHLCFYSKGLRDGADFRNRTVRTDSWEEIRKTVADFFGDDRRN
- a CDS encoding PIN domain-containing protein, with the translated sequence MIAVDSSSFIAYLAGDKAADTEAVETALEQKLVVFPPVVLTELLSDAKVPQNVRSLFKEIPLLTMTDGYWERAGLLRSEIIRRGLKARLADTLVAQSCLDHHVSLITRDPDFRHFVRWAGLKRI